In Geobacillus kaustophilus, a genomic segment contains:
- a CDS encoding IS110-like element ISGka2 family transposase gives MDVIYPRCAGLDVHAETIVACALWEEDGHIQKDIQTFSTFSKGLGDLLEWLEEHGVTHVAMESTGVYWKPVFAFLEGYVDLTLANPQRIKNVPGRKTDVSDAEWIAKLLRHGLVEKSFVPPADIRELRDFTRLRKKWVGQLSSEKNRIQKVLESSNVKLGSVLSDLFGVSGKDILARLLEKGYVDKDELDQCLRGRLKKKKQAVYDSLLGTLTEHELRLLRLLWKHVEELERFIEEVDQHIDRLLEPYREEVELLMTMPGVKKQTAAVIIAEMGTDMSVFETPERAASWTGLSPGNHESAGKRKSTRTTKGNPHLRSALCEAAWSAARSKTHPLSRKFWSLAARCGKKKALIAIARRMLVIIFCMISRKEPFRQPQLI, from the coding sequence ATGGATGTCATCTATCCTCGCTGCGCAGGATTGGATGTTCATGCCGAAACCATCGTCGCCTGTGCGCTATGGGAAGAAGATGGACACATTCAAAAGGACATTCAAACCTTCTCCACGTTCTCGAAGGGACTTGGCGACCTGCTGGAGTGGCTCGAAGAACATGGCGTCACCCATGTCGCCATGGAATCCACCGGCGTGTATTGGAAACCGGTCTTCGCCTTCCTCGAGGGCTATGTCGACTTGACACTGGCCAATCCGCAACGGATCAAAAATGTCCCGGGAAGAAAAACCGATGTCTCTGACGCCGAGTGGATCGCCAAGCTGCTCCGCCATGGACTCGTTGAAAAAAGTTTCGTCCCCCCCGCGGATATTCGCGAATTGCGGGATTTTACCCGCCTCCGCAAAAAGTGGGTCGGACAGTTGAGTTCGGAGAAAAACCGGATTCAAAAAGTGCTCGAGTCTTCCAATGTCAAACTCGGCTCGGTCCTCTCCGATCTCTTCGGCGTTTCCGGAAAAGACATCCTTGCCCGGCTGCTGGAGAAGGGATACGTGGACAAGGACGAGCTGGATCAATGCCTGCGCGGAAGGCTCAAAAAGAAAAAGCAAGCGGTGTACGATTCGCTGCTGGGCACCTTGACCGAACACGAGCTCCGTCTCCTTCGCCTCTTGTGGAAACACGTTGAGGAATTGGAGCGGTTCATCGAAGAAGTCGACCAGCACATCGACCGCCTGCTCGAGCCGTATCGTGAGGAAGTCGAATTGCTGATGACCATGCCCGGAGTGAAAAAACAAACCGCCGCCGTCATCATCGCGGAGATGGGAACCGACATGAGCGTCTTTGAAACGCCGGAACGGGCGGCTTCATGGACGGGTTTGTCCCCCGGCAACCATGAAAGCGCCGGAAAGCGAAAGAGCACGCGCACGACAAAAGGCAATCCCCATCTCCGATCGGCGTTATGCGAGGCGGCATGGTCAGCAGCTCGATCTAAGACGCATCCCTTGTCCCGAAAGTTTTGGTCGTTGGCGGCCCGGTGCGGGAAGAAAAAAGCCCTCATCGCCATTGCTCGGCGGATGTTGGTGATCATCTTTTGCATGATCTCCCGCAAAGAGCCGTTCCGCCAACCACAACTTATTTAG
- a CDS encoding ISL3 family transposase: MLSIPLGLPEFKVIKQELLSYGYAIHVEKTETQERCPHCGFATSSVHDRRTRKVRDLAIFHQPVYLFIKVKRYRCWNCSQVFSASLESIPPNQHYTNRFCEYLYELCEGSTIQEVSRKHRIPYTTLERIYYSIASKKAKERQTAIEASSQEGMVLSLDEIAVKKGHQYETVLMDARAGSVMGMHADRQCDSAINLLSQNILSKEMVQTVILDMWEPYHKAVRALFPSASIVIDKYHVVQKVTQALDQARKEFSPLKKARYLLLKGCEKLRKDQRLRLDDILEEYPALSIAYYLKELFRDFYRTDGYHEAKERLEEWIKLAKQSPFASFQKAANTLERWKEPILSYFLCPYTNARIEGTNHKIKNIKRRAYGYRNLERFRLRVFLECTGNTTGSQAA, encoded by the coding sequence GTGCTTTCTATACCACTAGGATTGCCAGAATTTAAAGTGATTAAACAAGAACTTCTTTCCTATGGTTATGCGATTCATGTAGAGAAAACAGAGACACAGGAACGTTGCCCTCATTGTGGGTTTGCCACTTCCTCTGTCCACGACAGACGGACAAGAAAAGTACGGGATTTGGCGATTTTCCATCAACCGGTGTACTTGTTCATAAAGGTAAAGCGCTATCGGTGCTGGAATTGTTCTCAAGTGTTTTCCGCCTCTTTGGAATCGATTCCACCCAATCAACACTACACCAATCGATTTTGTGAGTACTTGTATGAACTTTGCGAAGGCTCCACCATTCAAGAGGTTAGCCGAAAGCACCGCATCCCATATACAACATTGGAACGCATTTATTACTCCATCGCATCGAAAAAAGCAAAAGAGCGTCAAACAGCGATAGAAGCATCTTCTCAAGAAGGAATGGTGCTTAGTTTAGATGAAATCGCTGTAAAAAAGGGACATCAGTATGAAACTGTATTGATGGATGCCAGAGCCGGATCGGTCATGGGAATGCATGCCGATCGCCAATGTGACTCCGCCATCAACTTGTTGAGCCAAAATATCCTGTCGAAAGAAATGGTCCAAACGGTGATTCTTGACATGTGGGAACCTTATCATAAGGCGGTTCGCGCCCTGTTTCCATCTGCTTCGATTGTCATCGATAAGTACCATGTGGTTCAAAAAGTGACACAAGCCTTGGATCAAGCAAGAAAGGAATTTTCTCCATTGAAAAAGGCTCGATATCTTCTCTTGAAAGGCTGTGAAAAGCTTCGTAAGGACCAACGGCTTCGATTAGACGATATCTTGGAGGAGTATCCGGCACTTTCCATTGCTTATTATCTGAAAGAGTTGTTTCGGGATTTTTACCGAACCGATGGATATCATGAAGCAAAGGAACGCTTGGAAGAATGGATTAAGTTAGCCAAACAGAGCCCTTTTGCTTCTTTTCAGAAAGCAGCCAACACGCTTGAAAGGTGGAAGGAGCCTATTCTTTCCTACTTTTTGTGCCCATATACGAATGCCCGAATTGAGGGGACGAATCACAAGATCAAAAACATCAAACGCCGGGCATATGGCTATCGAAATCTAGAACGGTTTCGTTTGCGTGTATTTCTGGAGTGTACAGGGAACACTACAGGCAGTCAGGCTGCTTAA
- the istB gene encoding IS21-like element IS5376 family helper ATPase IstB, whose amino-acid sequence MKERIHEYCHRLHLPVMAERWSAMTEYAATHNIPYSEFLFRLLEAEIIEKQERSIQTLIKLSKLPYRKTIDTFDFAAQPSVDERRIRELLTLSFIDRKENILFLGPPGIGKTHLAISIGMEAIARGYKTYFITAHDLVNQLRRADQEGKLEKKLRVFVKPTVLIIDEMGYLKLDPNSAHYLFQVIARRYEHAPIILTSNKSFGEWGEVVGDSVLATAMLDRLLHHSIIFNLKGESYRLREKRLQEEKQKDQ is encoded by the coding sequence ATGAAAGAACGAATACACGAGTATTGCCACCGACTCCATTTGCCTGTCATGGCGGAACGATGGTCCGCCATGACAGAATACGCAGCTACTCATAATATACCATATTCGGAGTTTTTATTCCGCTTATTAGAGGCGGAAATCATCGAAAAACAGGAACGATCGATCCAAACGCTCATCAAACTGTCCAAACTGCCGTATCGCAAGACGATCGATACGTTTGATTTTGCCGCGCAGCCTTCGGTGGATGAGCGCCGGATTCGAGAACTGCTTACGTTGTCCTTTATTGACCGGAAAGAAAATATCCTCTTTCTCGGTCCACCGGGGATTGGGAAGACACATCTGGCAATTTCGATTGGAATGGAGGCGATCGCAAGAGGATATAAAACGTATTTTATTACCGCTCACGATTTGGTCAATCAGTTAAGAAGAGCCGACCAAGAAGGAAAGTTGGAGAAAAAGCTTCGTGTCTTTGTGAAGCCAACCGTTCTCATTATTGATGAAATGGGGTATCTAAAACTGGACCCGAACAGCGCTCATTACTTATTTCAAGTGATCGCCCGGCGGTACGAGCATGCCCCGATTATCCTCACCTCCAACAAAAGCTTTGGGGAATGGGGAGAAGTTGTGGGAGACTCGGTATTGGCGACCGCGATGTTAGATCGATTACTGCATCATTCCATCATTTTCAACCTAAAGGGGGAAAGCTATCGATTACGGGAAAAGAGGCTCCAAGAAGAAAAACAGAAGGATCAATGA
- the istA gene encoding IS21 family transposase, whose product MMTRGEFFMIKEMYERGMSISDIARELGIDRKTVRKYIHSPNPPSKSKRKQRKSKLDPFKPYLQKRMLEDRVFNSEKLFFEIRQQGYTGGKTILKDYMQPFRETAKKKYTVRYETLPGEQMQVDWKEVGEVVIEGRKVKLSLFVAVLGYSRMKYAVFTTSQDQEHLMECLIQSFQYFGGVPKKVLFDNMKTVTDGREQGVVKWNQRFSEFASYYGFIPKVCRPYRAQTKGKVERAIQYIMDHFYVGTAFESIEELNFLLHRWLDQVANRKPNATTGIPPQERWAEEQLKPLPLNDYDTSYLSYRKVHWDGSFSYKGEQWLLSAEYAGKEILVKERLNGDIRLYYRGEEISYLNQQKKVISFAEKIKKKQTETAVTISPVSVEVDTRPLSVYDAFLRGESS is encoded by the coding sequence ATGATGACGAGAGGGGAATTTTTTATGATCAAAGAGATGTATGAAAGGGGAATGAGTATTTCCGATATTGCGAGGGAGTTGGGGATTGATCGGAAAACCGTTCGAAAATATATTCACTCCCCCAATCCCCCTTCCAAATCTAAGCGAAAACAAAGAAAAAGCAAGTTAGATCCATTTAAGCCGTATCTTCAAAAACGAATGTTAGAAGATAGGGTGTTTAATAGCGAAAAGTTGTTTTTTGAAATTCGACAACAGGGCTACACGGGAGGAAAGACGATTTTAAAGGACTATATGCAGCCTTTCCGAGAGACGGCGAAAAAGAAATACACCGTTCGTTATGAAACGCTTCCTGGCGAACAAATGCAAGTCGATTGGAAAGAAGTTGGGGAGGTCGTGATCGAAGGGAGAAAAGTCAAGTTATCGCTATTTGTGGCTGTGTTAGGCTATTCGCGGATGAAATACGCGGTATTTACGACCAGCCAGGACCAGGAACACTTAATGGAATGCCTGATTCAGAGTTTCCAATACTTCGGCGGAGTTCCGAAGAAGGTGTTATTTGATAATATGAAGACCGTTACAGACGGCCGGGAACAAGGAGTGGTGAAATGGAATCAACGATTTTCTGAATTTGCGAGTTACTACGGATTTATTCCAAAAGTGTGCCGGCCTTACCGGGCCCAGACAAAGGGAAAAGTCGAACGAGCCATTCAGTATATCATGGATCACTTCTATGTGGGGACAGCGTTTGAAAGCATCGAAGAATTGAATTTCCTTCTCCATCGTTGGCTCGATCAAGTGGCGAATCGGAAGCCAAACGCCACTACCGGCATTCCTCCGCAAGAGCGTTGGGCAGAGGAACAGCTGAAACCTCTCCCGTTGAACGATTACGATACGAGCTATCTTTCCTATCGGAAGGTGCATTGGGATGGCAGTTTCTCTTACAAAGGGGAACAATGGCTTCTATCGGCGGAGTATGCGGGCAAAGAAATTCTGGTGAAGGAGCGATTAAATGGGGATATTCGATTGTATTATCGAGGGGAGGAGATTTCTTACTTGAACCAACAGAAAAAAGTGATTTCATTCGCCGAAAAAATCAAAAAGAAACAGACGGAAACGGCCGTCACCATTTCGCCTGTTTCGGTGGAAGTGGATACTCGTCCATTGTCCGTTTATGACGCATTCCTGCGAGGGGAAAGCTCATGA